Below is a genomic region from Sorghum bicolor cultivar BTx623 chromosome 9, Sorghum_bicolor_NCBIv3, whole genome shotgun sequence.
TAAAAGGAGTTATTCGAGAAAAACTTGTACAGAAAATGCTGGACATTGCAGGAGAATTATGTGACTTGTCATTTACTCCTATCGCTCAATATACTTGGCCAAGTTTGCATGATCGTTCCTTTTGTGATGATGTGTTTTCATCTTTGTGTGCCACCCATGCTTTTCATTCAGGTAACACACCATATATAGTATATATGGTCTTACTACTTGTATTCCTTTTCTTCAGGAGGAAATGCTGTGCTTCTATATGCTTCCAAGTACCATGATGTCCCTATCATTGTGAACATTTCTGGCCGCTTTGCATTAGAGCGAGGTATCGAGGGGCGCCTTGGGAAGAATTTCATGATGAGAATAAACAAAGATGGATACATCGATGTGAAGAATAGAAAAGGTCTAAGCCTTTCTTTACTGATTGATATGGCATTCTTTCTATGTTAATCTTATTAGTCCGATTCAATGGACCATCGCTTAGCTTTCTAATCAATTAGCACAGGGTGAGACAAATGCATCTGATCTAGCGTCAATCTTGGAAGTATCCAAAGTTAACTATAGGGTCGGTGTTCCTGCTCACTCTTTCCAAGCCAGGACACATGCCAATGTAGTGGAACGATTATGAAGAGGATCATTCGTCGCTACTGTTTTGGTGGTTGTGCAGGGGAGCTGGAGTACCGGGTGGCGAGAGCGAGTCTGGAAGACCGGCTGAGCACTGATACCCTTTTCTCCAGCCGTGCCATAAGCAAAGACTGCAGGTGAGACATCTCTTACACACGCATGGACACGGCTGTATGTACAAACACCTTCCGTTGATGGAATAGTAATAGTAagaagaaaaattctcctggtgTGTAGGGTTCTCACGATCCACGGCGCCAAAGACGAGATCGTCCCGGCGGAGGACGCACTGCAGTTCGCGGCGAACATCCGCAACCACGAGCTGCGCATCATCGCGGAGGCCAACCACCGTTACACCGGGCACGAGGAGGAGCTGGTCTCGCTGGTGCTGGGCTTCCTCAGGTCCCATCTCCACCAGGGCACGTCGCGCTTGCGTCCGAAACTGTAGAGCACACCCACTTGACCCCTTTGGCCTTTgcgaagagagaaaaaaatcccCTGTTCCAATCCAAGAGTGTGGATATGGTTTGTACTATCTGGATGTGTTTATCCAGAACCAGAACCTCGAGTTGCTAGAACATTTGCCGTCCAAATCAGCGTGACTCTAGAATTCAAAAAAGTCAGTTCCAGGCACCTTATCATTGCATTGTGTCCAAGCGAAGAGACCATCGGTCGCTTTCTGCACGGTGACAATGGCAGGTGGGCCCCGCATGGCAGTTCCATTCCCATGGAAGAGGAGGATAGGATCGCAATCGCATCATGGAGGCATGGCCGGGGGACACGCAAGGGCAAGGCGAAGGCCATCCCGATGCGCTCGCCCAACCGACCCGACGAGTCCAATTGGTGGAGCCTGACCCGGAACGACCCGAGCCGAAACAAAAAGGCGCCGTCTGGTAGTGGTAGACTGGTAGTAGTCTCTTGTTCAGGGGGGCTCCTCCTCTAGGCGGTAGGCGCCGCGCCCGAACAGGCCACAGCCCGCAGCGCAGGGGGGGTGGCGAGGAGGGCGAGAGGCTGGTGAGTCCAAGCAccagagagagggggaggggaggAAGGGGAGGGGGCATGCGAATGagcgaggaggcggcggcgcgggcgggAGTGGAGGAGTCCAtcgggcagcggcggcggcgggatgggcgcggcgaggcggcggcggcggggcgggTGTGGGAGTTCGAGCGGGATCTGGTGGCCGGGGCGCTGATGGGGGGCGCCGTGCACACCGTGGTGGCGCCGATCGAGCGCGTCAAGCTGCTGCTGCAGACGCAGGACGGCAACGCCGCGCTGCTGGGCAGGGCGCGCAGGTTCCGGGGCTTCGCCGACTGCGTCGCGCGCACCGTCCGGGACGAAGGGGTGCTCTCGCTCTGGCGCGGCAACGGCACCGCCGTCATCCGGTACTACCCCTCCGTCGCCCTCAACTTCTCGCTCAAGGTTCCTTCCCTTCCCCCGACCCGCAAACACCCCCCTTGCCGTCCTTTTATCGTTCGTGCATTACAAGTTATTACTTCATTATTACACCTGTCATTTCCTTGAGGTGGTATAGAGGGCATTGCATCAGATGCAAATATTATTAGGTTCGTGGTTCAACTCCTTGTTTCATCCATGCGCTTGGTGTGGTTTATGATGTCGGCCTGTCAGGAAGGGTATCGCAAGGTTGTTGGTTGCTTGGTTTATGACTGTGCGGGGGGCATCCGTGTTTATGCTTGCAGGTTGCAGCGTGTGGTGTGAATGAAAGAATATTAGGTCCCTACATTTGGTTCTGTATGTCGATCTTTGTTGCCAACAGATGAGATTTGGTGCGATTTCGCTTTCAACAGGTAAATATTTGCCAACACAAACGGCAAAAAATAATGAGAGAATAAAGGGATCATGTGTCTCATCATAGAGAGCACCACATACTAGCAAGTACCATCAGAATAGCATCGGTGTCTTTTGGGCATATATGCTTGCGCTTTATATCCATTTTGGACTTTGGAGTCACCTTTATTTCTTTTCTGTCAAGGATCCGGGAGTTAAGGATTATTCATGACCAGAACTTTGACGATTGGCCCCTAGCTGGGATGGTGTTATGCTTGTTATGCTAATACTGTTATGTTGTCATTTCTTGTTGGGCTGACCTGCAATGAGTATTTGGTTTCATGATTCCGTCAAAATTGTTTCACATGTAAAAGAATCTTGGGGTTTACTTGTCGGTTCATTGGGTGCTAATTCACCATAATCTAGTGACATATGGATCCTTAaactaaattttattttatgtaATTGTTTATTATGAAAGCTTGGCTGTTAAAGTTTAGAACTGTCAAACAGCTTTGGCACAAGACGACAAAAGCCAATGCAGAAAGATAGTGCTTGTATACATAATAGTTTCCGCAGCATCTATTGGACTTGGCATTGTTTCCATGGGTTCTGGAAGTAATGGATGGCATAGATTCACAATGCCGTGTGTTGATATTTTATTGCAATGGTCTAGTGGGTTTTGGAAGGTATGCCATGTTGTGGTGTGGACTCTTGAGTAATTTTATGATTATTACTGACTGTGACATTCATAGTAGACATACTATCTTTGCTTTAccaagactatataaccagtaGTGATACATAAATGTAGCTGATATTGTTTATCGTCACAAAGTTTGAAAAAACCTTTCAGTTAGAAGTTAATTGATGTTTATTGTTTAGACACCAAATGATACACCATATCCAGTCAATGACTTGCAGTTCAGCTTGAACTTACATATCCTTTCATAAACACTATCATGTTTTTAAGATAATGTTGGCATCAACCTCTTGCATCTAGCATGTTACATGTTCCTTGTACATGAGTACCTATGTTCAATTTTCTTAATTTATTAAGAGTACATGAGTCAATTAGAAAGTTTGATGAGTATGTTCGTGATGTTGTAAGAGCAACCATTGTTCTTGCAGGATCTGTACAGGAGCATACTGAAAGATGCTGGAACCTCATCCGACAATAAGTTCACTTCTATTGCTCTTAGCAACTTCCTTGCTGGAGCTGCTGCCGGATGTACTACCCTGGTCCTCATATATCCACTCGACATTGCTCACACTCGTCTTGCAGCTGATATTGGATGTACAGACACCCGCCAGTTCAGAGGCATTCGCCACTTCATCCAAACCGTGTACAAGAAAAACGGTATCAGAGGCATCTACAGGGGATTACCAGCATCACTCCATGGGATGGTCGTTCACCGGGGCCTGTACTTTGGCGGCTTCGACACTGCCAAAGATGTCCTGGTGCCTCTGGAGTCCCCCCTGTGGCAGCGCTGGGTTGCAGCGCAGGCCGTGACTTCCATGGCAGGGCTCATCTCGTACCCACTGGACACGGTGCGGCGAAGGATGATGATGCAGTCGGGGATGGAGGTGCAGATGTACAGCAGCACACTCGACTGCTGGAGGAAGATATACAGGCTGGAGGGGATCAGGTCATTCTACCGCGGTGCACTGTCTAACATGTTTAGGAGCACTGGTGCAGCCACCATACTCGTTTTGTATGATGAGGTCAAGAAGTTCATGGACAGGGGTAGGTTGTAACAGCCATAGAGGGGTTTCTTCACAGATTTTTGGATTCGATATGGGAAGTGGGATTAGGCAAAAGGTACAGGGAGCAGCAGCTCGAGCATTTTGTAACTGGATGCTGGTTTCCTCCTGCCTACTAACTAGCTCCATGTAACCGAGCCTCAAGGTTCTGACTCGTGAACAATGTGGCTTGGTCATTTGACGTCATCGTAGCTCCTTGTTCTTTCGCCTGTGCCGATACGTGTGCTTCACCTCATCGATGTTCTAGATACCATTTGACGCTGCTGCCCCAGCATAAACTTGCCCAAATGAATCTCATTAACGCCGCTTCCATCCTATcaacttttagagttgttattaGGCTATCCTCGTATTGGTTCCATTTATTGGGCCGTTTGTTGCCTGCACTGAGGCCACCCTTAACGAGGCGGGCGACGTAGCTAGTGAGGTGGATGTGAAAGAAaccaaagaattttttttgtcTCATATGGTCTCACCTGTTGTCTTCTCAAACATTGAGGCCCGTGAAAATCGTTTGACGGTTTATTCGTCGCTAGCTAGGAGCCTCCCTCCTTTCTTCGTCTTCTCTAGGCCGGCAATGTCAATGCCCTGAGGGGTTTGCACCATGATTAAACCCATTTCATGTATTTGGCTACCTTGCTCCCGcccttaaaaaaaagaagggtCTATTTTGCTGTTGAACTACCGTCCAAGTTTGTCTTTGATCGTTGAACTTGAGAACAGGAATTTTTGCGGTTCtgctagcgcccggacgtccgGCGCCAGCAGCGCGTCCGGACGCCGAGCTCCCTACCCACACCACACGGAGAAAAAAACCGTCAGCCTCCCAACTAACTCGCCCCATGCAAAGGACCGCCTTTCGTCCGTTCCCCCGCACAAGGAGCCCATCCCCACCCCCACGAGCACGGGATCTGCCCGCCCCCCACCTCGCCGCACCCTAGCATATCCGTCTGCCGCCAACTCGTTCCCACCGAAAACGACTCCTGCCCCGCGCCCGCACAGAGAAGAGAGGCGACCCCCACGTGCACAGATCTGTCCGCCCACAACCTTGCCAACCCAGCACCTCTGACCCAACCACCAGCTCACCACCATAGTCTGTCCTCTAGCTACAACTATTGCAAACATCAAAGGACATCTAAAAATGCAACAAAAAGAGAAAACATTGCTAAAACAAACGGAAAAAGCTATTGAAACAATGGAAACCATCTAatgcaacaaacaaaaaaataaacttCAACATCAAAAAAAAGTCTACTGCAACATCGAGGAAAATATACTAAAACATTGATAAAAACCTATTACAACATCTCAAGCACTACTAATGCAACATTCAAAAAAACATATGTTGCAACAAAAAAATCTACTGCAACATCGAGAGAGAATCTGCTGCAACAATGAGAAAAAACTATTACAACATCTCAATCACTACTAATGCAACATCGAAAAAAACACATGTTGCAACAAAAAATCTACTGCAACATCGGAGGAGAATCTGGTGCAACAacgaaaaaaacaaaataaaacatCTCAAGAATTGCTCTGCAACATCAGAGAAATGCGTGTTGCAACAACTAAAAAAGATACTGTTGCAACATTCCACATCATCTGTTGCAACATTGAAAATGAACCATTGCAAAACAGCGACGAGATCTGACTCACTGAAACACCAGCTACCACAAAAATCCTTAGATCTAGAaggggaagaagaggaggaggaggtgcagcAGGAGGGAGCCAGATCTGGGTCCAGTGGGAGAAAGAAGGGGGAGAGAGACCTCAGATCTAGATCCCTCCCTACCTACCTCGTCAGAGCCACACATGGAGGTCACAGCACACGAGATGCGAGagcagggagggagggagggtgcGCGGCTCACTGGAAGCTGCCCGCCATGGCCCCCACTCCGATGGCTATGGATGTCGCAGAGGAGGGAAGAGAGGATCATCTTCGGTGGCACGGAGGTCACATAGAGGAGGAGGGAGGCAAGGATGGTGCGGCTCGCTGGAAGTCGCTGCCATCGCCCTCCTCTTCGTGTGACATGGAGGTCGGAGGGAGGGAAGAAGGGAGGAAGAGAGAGGGAACAAGCGAGCTGGATCTGACTGTGCCTCCGTCTTGGTGAGCAGCAGCGAAGGCAGCGCAAGCAGTAGCAGAGCGGAGCGAGCGAAGATGGAGCCACGGCGCGCAGAGAAAAAAGTGACGAGCGGGTGCGTCGGGTGGATAAGAAGCCACGAGACGCGTCGGGTCCCTTCCCTAGTTCGCTCGGTGGAGTGGGTCCGTCCGATGCGGACGGACGCTCTAGAAGTAGCATTACCAGAATTTTTGTCCAGTTAACTAAGAGGCAGAGCGACAACGGTGAGGAGTGGAGGCCCGTGGGCCCGTGGCTGAAGTGCGATAAGATAGATTTTAGAGTCGTGGAGGCCCATGGGCCCGTGGATGAAGTGCGATAAGATAGGTTTTAGAGTACAATGCGCAGAGATTCGCGGACGCCATGGTGCATCTTCGCGGACGCCATGGCGCAGAACTCAATCTAGGGTTCCATTCTAGGCGAGATAATATCAAGGATGCCGAATGGAAACCTAGGGTTCCACTTTTCCGCAGATACTCAACCTAGGGTTCAATTCTAGCCGAGGGAATCTAGTACCAAGGTGCCAAGAAGAGGATACCGGAGAGGAAGACGAAGGGCTAGCAAAGTCAGCAATTTCCAATTTCATGGGCAAAACCAGACTTAAGCGATAGTTCGTGATAAAAAATGGACTTCACAAATcgctttattttctttctataaGTTGCCGAGCTGAATTTCCTTCAAAACTCGGAACTGCTGAAATGGAGTCTGGAACGACTAGGTCATTGTGTAACAACGGACAAAATGGTAAATACAAGACCATGTGCAAGATGCAATTCGCAAAACATTTTTGGGCAAAAGGCTAGCCTTTCCCCTAGAGCAAAATTTCTCAGCGGCACGTCACGCTTGATGAAAGTACAGCACACCATGCCAGTGGTATGCACAGTAAGACATACCAGGGTGGTAACCATCTTCACTCCAAGCATAAGAAGACCACATATATAATATCTGAATACCCAATACAGCAACTGACAAAACTACCACATATAACACCATGTCCCAGAAAAATCCCCCCGCCAATTCCATAAAACCAACAAGTGCCCCCTCAAGGGCTCCACAAAACCAACTCAATGACATTGCATCAAGCAGAACCAAACTAAGTGCTCCACAACCAATGCCTGCCAATATTCGATGCGCACCACCTTACTGCTGCTTGCACTCGGCAGGTCGTTCGCCCTGCTGCCCTTCCCCTCCAGCAGTTCCCTTGGTCTTCTGTTCCAAAGAGGAAAAGAGAAAAATGTCAAAACATACTCAGAAGCTGGAAAGGGTGTAGAAGTGATATTCCTCATTAGAGGAAAAAAAAGGTTTACATACCTTTGTGTcataatcatcatcatcttcatcctcgtcgtcttcgtcttcttcgTCATCATCACCATCTTCGTCATCGTCATCCTCACCATCCATAACTTCAAAGTCCTCATCTTGAGCAGCCTCTCCAGTGAACCACGAGACAGCATGTGGGATAATCTTGTCTCTGATGGTAGATCTGGCAGATATAGAAAGGATAGTTTAGAACAAATAAACAAACTCTCAATCTTGGTGCATCAACAGATTGATCGAATCCCCTGACCACAGAAGCATTATCTGTAACAGGAGGGCAACCACTACATATAATACAGAACATATAACAGCATACCCAATATCATAATCTTGCTCCATTTGGTTCTGCAACTGTTCAGCCTATTGAAAAGGGAacattaagtcaaattcaatcATGTTCCTGTATGCATGTTTAACCATATAAAAGCTGGTACATATAAGTTAAAAACTTACTGTATCCTCATCAATTTCCTCATCGTCATCAGGGACCTGAGGTGGACTGAAGAAGTTGAAGAAGCTCTCACAATCTTCAGTTTTTGTGATAGGTTTAGTGTTCTTTGACCCCTTCCGTGGCTTCCTTTTTAGCACCTTTTGTGTCAAGCACTTCCCAGGGTACCATTCAATGTCAGTACTGAAATTGATGAACATAGGCATTATAATACTTTCTATCCATCCAAAGAAAACTTAACTCCGCGAGAggaaaatattaataattacCCAATGGCTTTCTCCAGAATTGGTTCATCCTCATCAATCATGTGATATGTTTTTGTAAGCACTGAATTCTTGAAGAACGGATTTGTATCAAAGTGAAATTCAAGCTTAAAGCCCTTCGGCTCACTGATCCTGTACCACTTGATGTCcttgaggtacttgagagctTCCTCATCCCTCTCCTGGATCTGAAAATTGAAGGACAAGAATTATTTACAGACAGTAAAAGACTGGTTTGTGTAATAATGCATTACATGAACACAAAGTATCGAAGGCCCTcagaacacaaaaaaaaaaagtaaaaagatGCAAGACTTCACCTCCTCAGCTAGAATTTCATGATTCTTCATTGCATTAAGCCAGAAAGCTGGTACACCTTTTTCTTCTGCAGGGAAGCATTGTGAATGAAGTCAAAACAAAAGTCAAGAGAATATGTATGTTCTTTAATAGAGTTCCATTATCCAATGGAGACAAGAGATCTTAATACAGGTGGAAACTATGTTCACCTTTTGGCTCAGCAGAGGTCTCATCTCCACCCTTTTGCTCTGCAGGAGTTTCAGCTGCACTTTCTTCTGTGACACCCTCAACCTCGACCACACCATTGACAATTTCGTAACGCTGTCAATTTCAGGTCCAATAAAACAATCAGATGGGTCATGCTCATGGCATCAAATAGTATGCAGCAATAGTTAATGGATGCCTGTACTTTATGAAGCATCAGAATACTATCCATTTCTTTTGCATACATGCTAATAAAGTGTCTATTGCTATGATAGGCGTATGAATTCTCAGAACAGTTCAGAAGTTGGAAAAAAATAGCAACAGTACAAAACCGAACAACATATACAGAGGCATCATTGTATCAAGACATGAACAAGCTTACCTTTGAGTAAAGTGGTTCATACAACTTCTGATACTTAGCTTCTAGAGCTGCTCTCTCCTCAAAAAACTTTGCCTCAAGCTCATCGTGTTGGCCCTAGAAGACAGTAAACAATGGTAATGAACTATCCGCAATTGTATCTAGAGCATAAATTCAAAAATTGTCCAAGTGattactatatatataatacagAACCAAGTGGGTAAACCAATCAGCGATGGATCTGCTTGACAGAAAAGCAGAAATATGTTGCACAAAGTAAGCCCAGTCTAGAGTCTAGACACATGCATAATAAGAGAGCTTCTGTCCGATACTCCGATCTAAACTAAGGTTTTCACATGGTTAGATCTATAAAGATAATGTGTATCAGTATCATACTACTTCCAAAATTCTCAAACAAAATCCCAAATACACCTTGAATTCAGGAGCGAAAGGCTCGTTAGTAACTATAGGCAAAAATAAATCTAGAGCTGACAACCAGGCATCATAAATATCATCCAATGTGTTACACAAACATTCACAGTGGCTGGCACTTCTCCAGAATCTCCAGTAATATTAGTAGGATCCAACAGTGTCCTAGCTCCTATTAGGATTGCAATTGCTGGTGCTAGTGCACACCAACCATACACCATCCTACCATTATGACAAGTATAAACACAATCACATAATGCATCCTTTATTAGACACAGACAATGATGCAGGACCACACAAAGCTCCCTACCGAAGCATGCCACAACAGCAGAAACTATCACAAAACCAACATCATAGTCCCACAAGTGCAAGCAACTTTATACCTGGATCTCCCTGAGCTTCTCGACGCGCTTCCTGACCTTGGGCTCGAGGTTCTCGAGCACGTCGGTATGCCGCGACGCCAATCCCTCGAGCGTGTTCTAAACAAGCGCAAAAAAAACACCGAATCAGCACAGGCTCACTGTGAAATCCCCAAAAACCGCCCCAACCCAACTACAAGCCCGCCAAAACTGCAACAAAAAACAGCGAACCGCCGCCCAGGAATGCAATAGAAAACTCACCTTGATCGACGCCACAAGGTGAGCCTTGTCCTCCGCGCTGAGCTCTGCATCGGAACCGCCGAAAACCGATCAGACAAAGGCACCGCGCCCAAGCAACAACGGCAGTAGAAATCGAGAGGCGAAGCAACGAACCGGCCGAGTTGGGGAGGGCGGCGCCGATAGCGGAGAGGTCGAGGGCGTCCTTGCCGTCGCTCATGGCTGCGGCGCGAGGCACTGGAAGCTTCGGGGATGATTTGGGGGTGGGCGGGGAGGGGAGGAGAAACCCTAGCGGCGGCGGGGTAGGGGGGGCGCTGGGTTgaggggagagggagagcgAGGGGATGGCGGAGGAGGGGATAAAAAAAGAGTGGGGATTGAGGGCTGCGATTTATAGCAGGCGCGTGGGAACTCGAGAAGACGTGGGGGGAAGCGCCGGTTTGGTTTGGAGTTTGGACTCCGCCTCCGCCAGTCGCGAGCGGGGAAgagcgggagagagagagagagtgcctTTGGGCCCACCTGTAGGCCAGCGAGATGCTGGAATATGCCTGCACGCTGTCACGGTCCGTACGctataagagcaagtattataatagCCAGCTGGCTGTAAGACTTCTTTACAGCCTCTTTATAGCCCACTCATATAATGGTTAGatcatcactattaatacatgacccaTTTGTCTGTCTCACAgtctttcttggtttttgtgtctgagccggctgtaagcttacagcccgcttttactctctctcctccacctcagcatttagctggcttacagcctactataatacttgctctaaaaAATCACAATTCAAGAATTTTATTAGTTGtattttaaataaaattttattGGGTCTAGTTTTGCAGACAAGTATACTCAACTAATCCATTGACATAGCAATTTTCAAAATCTTTTCTCTAAAATATAAAGCATTTTTATATCAAGATTTTTGAACTGTTTACAAATTGTCCTAACTACTTCTACTTTCTCTATTGTACATTGCATTGAGAACACTGTCCTACTCCTAATTATTCCCCACATCCTTTAACCTCCAGCTTGGTCAATTGATACCCGCGTTATTTCCCCGCTATTGGTTGGATTTTTCTCAAATGTAGAAAAAATATGAGTTGACATATAGGAGTATAAAAGAGTCAAAAT
It encodes:
- the LOC8068991 gene encoding mycophenolic acid acyl-glucuronide esterase, mitochondrial, giving the protein MPLEKRPQSPVICEQRILIPNEHGEKLVGLLHQTSSKKLVILCHGFRATKDDSILVDLADAITKEGISAFRFDFSGNGGSDGEFQYGSYRKEAADLRSVVLHFSEQKYDIVALIGHSKGGNAVLLYASKYHDVPIIVNISGRFALERGIEGRLGKNFMMRINKDGYIDVKNRKGELEYRVARASLEDRLSTDTLFSSRAISKDCRVLTIHGAKDEIVPAEDALQFAANIRNHELRIIAEANHRYTGHEEELVSLVLGFLRSHLHQGTSRLRPKL
- the LOC8061071 gene encoding probable ADP,ATP carrier protein At5g56450, producing MRMSEEAAARAGVEESIGQRRRRDGRGEAAAAGRVWEFERDLVAGALMGGAVHTVVAPIERVKLLLQTQDGNAALLGRARRFRGFADCVARTVRDEGVLSLWRGNGTAVIRYYPSVALNFSLKDLYRSILKDAGTSSDNKFTSIALSNFLAGAAAGCTTLVLIYPLDIAHTRLAADIGCTDTRQFRGIRHFIQTVYKKNGIRGIYRGLPASLHGMVVHRGLYFGGFDTAKDVLVPLESPLWQRWVAAQAVTSMAGLISYPLDTVRRRMMMQSGMEVQMYSSTLDCWRKIYRLEGIRSFYRGALSNMFRSTGAATILVLYDEVKKFMDRGRL
- the LOC110430348 gene encoding nucleosome assembly protein 1;2, which translates into the protein MSDGKDALDLSAIGAALPNSAELSAEDKAHLVASIKNTLEGLASRHTDVLENLEPKVRKRVEKLREIQGQHDELEAKFFEERAALEAKYQKLYEPLYSKRYEIVNGVVEVEGVTEESAAETPAEQKGGDETSAEPKEEKGVPAFWLNAMKNHEILAEEIQERDEEALKYLKDIKWYRISEPKGFKLEFHFDTNPFFKNSVLTKTYHMIDEDEPILEKAIGTDIEWYPGKCLTQKVLKRKPRKGSKNTKPITKTEDCESFFNFFSPPQVPDDDEEIDEDTAEQLQNQMEQDYDIGSTIRDKIIPHAVSWFTGEAAQDEDFEVMDGEDDDDEDGDDDEEDEDDEDEDDDDYDTKKTKGTAGGEGQQGERPAECKQQ